Proteins from a single region of Macaca nemestrina isolate mMacNem1 chromosome 13, mMacNem.hap1, whole genome shotgun sequence:
- the LOC105490032 gene encoding transmembrane protein 127, with translation MYAPGGAGLPGGRRRRSPGGSALPKQPERSLASALPGALSITALCTALAEPAWLHIHGGTCSRQELGVSDVLGYVHPDLLKDFCMNPQTVLLLRVIAAFCFLGILCSLSAFLLDVFGPKHPALKITRRYAFAHILTVLQCATVIGFSYWASELILAQQQQHKKYHGSQVYVTFAVSFYLVAGAGGASILATAANLLRHYPTEEEEQALELLSEMEENEPYPAEYEVINQFQPPPAYTP, from the exons ATGTACGCCCCCGGAGGCGCAGGGCTGCCCGGCGGGCGCCGGCGGAGGAGTCCGGGAGGCAGCGCTCTGCCCAAGCAGCCGGAGCGTAGCCTGGCCTCGGCCTTGCCTGGCGCCCTGTCCATCACGGCGCTGTGCACTGCCCTCGCCGAGCCCGCCTGGTTGCACATCCACGGAGGCACCTGTTCGCGCCAGGAGCTGGGGGTCTCGGACGTGTTGGGCTATGTGCACCCGGACCTGCTGAAAG ATTTCTGCATGAATCCCCAGACAGTGCTGCTGCTGCGGGTCATCGCCGCCTTCTGTTTCCTGGGCATCCTGTGTAGTCTCTCCGCGTTCCTTCTGGATGTGTTTGGGCCCAAGCATCCCGCCCTGAAGATCACCCGTCGCTACGCCTTCGCCCATATCCTCACGG TCCTGCAGTGTGCCACCGTCATTGGCTTTTCTTACTGGGCTTCTGAACTCATCCtggcccagcagcagcagcataaGAAGTACCATGGATCCCAGGTCTACGTCACCTTTGCTGTTAGCTTCTACCTGGTGGCAGGAGCTGGTGGAGCCTCAATCCTGGCCACGGCAGCCAACCTCCTGCGCCACTACCccacagaggaggaggagcaggctCTGGAGCTGCTCTCCGAGATGGAGGAGAACGAGCCCTACCCAGCGGAATATGAGGTCATCAACCAGTTCCAGCCACCCCCTGCCTACACCCCCTAA